Within the Streptomyces sp. NBC_00554 genome, the region GGGTGGAGTGAATGGAACGTACGAAACCGGAAGAAGCGGGCGCGGACGCAGAAAAGCAGCATGCCCTGCCGGACGCCGCCACTAACCGACAGGGCACGCCCGGCGTCGGCGCGCGCCGCACGATGACCACCTTCAGCCCCGCCGACGAGGAGAAACAGCGGGGCGTACGCCGGATGAAGCTGACGGCCGTCGGCCTGCTGCTCTTCGTGGCGGTCGTGTACGTCCTCGCCAAGTGGGCGTCGAACGAGGGCGCGGGGCCCTGGGCCGGATATGTCGCCGCGGCCGCCGAGGCCGGCATGGTCGGCGCGCTCGCCGACTGGTTCGCGGTCACGGCCCTCTTCCGCCGCCCGCTGGGCCTGCCCATCCCGCACACGGCGATCATCCCCACCAAGAAGGACCAGCTGGGCGTCTCGCTCGGTGAGTTCGTCGGGGAGAACTTCCTCTCCGAGGAGGTCGTACGAGGCCGGCTGCGCGCCGTCGGAATCGGCAGCCGTCTCGGTGCCTGGCTCGCCGAACCTGACCACGCCGACCGGGTGACGGCGGAGCTGGCCACCGCGCTCCGGGGGGCGCTGACCGTCCTGCGCGACTCCGACGTGCAAGCGGTGGTCGGCGAGGCGATCACCCGGCGCGCCGACGCCGCCGAGATCGCGCCCGGCATAGGAAAGATGCTGGAGAAGATCGTCGCGGACGGCGGTCACAAGCGGGTCGTGGACCTGGTCTGCGTACGCGCCCACGACTGGCTCGTACTCCACGACGAGCAGGTCATGGACGCGGTGCAGGGCGGCGCCCCCGGCTGGACCCCCCGGTTCGTCGACAAGAGGGTCGGCGAGCGGGTCTACAAGGAGCTCCTCCGCTTCGTCACCGAGATGCGCGACGCCCCCTCCCACCCGGCCCGCGGCGCCCTCGACCGCTTCCTCACCGACTTCGCCTCCGACCTCCAGTCCGACACCGACACCCGCGCCCGGGTGGAGCGCCTCAAGGGCGAGGTCCTCGGCCGCGGCGAGGTCCAGGACCTGATCGCCTCCGCCTGGACCGCCGTACGGTCGATGATCGTGTCCGCCGCGGAGGACGAGCGCAGCGAACTGCGGCTGCGGGTGCGGGCGTCACTGCTGTCGCTGGGGGCCCGGATGGCGGTGGAGCCCAAGCTCCAGGCCAAGGTCGACAGCTGGGTCGAGGGCGCGGCGGTGTACGTCGTGACGACGTACCGGCGTGAGATCACCTCCCTGATCACCGACACGGTCGCGGGCTGGGACGCCGAGCACACGACCAGGAAGATCGAGGCCAACATCGGGCGCGACCTGCAGTTCATCCGGATCAACGGAACGGTGGTGGGTTCGCTGGCGGGGCTGGCGATCTACGCGGTGTCGAGGGCGCTGGGGGCGTGAACCTCGGCGAGCGGGCTCAGGCGCGTCTGAGTATCCGTACTCTGTCGGGCCGCCCGCGCCCGCGGAACTCTCGTACGCATGACCGAGAAGCTGTTGAGCCCTCTGCGAACGCGCCCCTGGCCGCAACGCTGGCTGACGCGCGTACTCGGCGCCGCCCTCGCCTCGGCGGCGTACCTCGTCTGCATCCCGTGGGATCTGACCAACCGCG harbors:
- a CDS encoding DUF445 domain-containing protein, producing the protein MERTKPEEAGADAEKQHALPDAATNRQGTPGVGARRTMTTFSPADEEKQRGVRRMKLTAVGLLLFVAVVYVLAKWASNEGAGPWAGYVAAAAEAGMVGALADWFAVTALFRRPLGLPIPHTAIIPTKKDQLGVSLGEFVGENFLSEEVVRGRLRAVGIGSRLGAWLAEPDHADRVTAELATALRGALTVLRDSDVQAVVGEAITRRADAAEIAPGIGKMLEKIVADGGHKRVVDLVCVRAHDWLVLHDEQVMDAVQGGAPGWTPRFVDKRVGERVYKELLRFVTEMRDAPSHPARGALDRFLTDFASDLQSDTDTRARVERLKGEVLGRGEVQDLIASAWTAVRSMIVSAAEDERSELRLRVRASLLSLGARMAVEPKLQAKVDSWVEGAAVYVVTTYRREITSLITDTVAGWDAEHTTRKIEANIGRDLQFIRINGTVVGSLAGLAIYAVSRALGA